In Mycolicibacterium alvei, a single window of DNA contains:
- a CDS encoding helix-turn-helix domain-containing protein, translating to MKFSNAGVPPVAFVQMLESQALDPDAVARLRTIMAREGTDEATLMQHDVQAPLRWFRDLYPDLDVDRATLLGFSFAGQAQLTSFGPLSVPLVSAGSVAEIVELLTYLPLITTAINAQFRPNDQGLTVGLWGHTGDRALDCLAVTYTGSALLRLLDMLVSDALTVTLHLSWSAPVSLNKLAAEMVLAGRLFFDAPMSYLHVPVNALNEVCRFSDPLAYRLAVAELRRTLDEQSGATSFSKKVRRLLDEDPGQRSCQRVADELSVSTSTLKRRLAEEGTTFRELRQSCLRESAMMLLITRSMSASQIATELGYGDLANFSHAFKRWTGRSPSEYRRSQR from the coding sequence GTGAAGTTCAGCAACGCCGGTGTGCCTCCGGTCGCGTTCGTGCAAATGCTGGAGAGCCAGGCACTCGACCCGGACGCCGTCGCGCGGCTTCGCACCATCATGGCGCGCGAGGGAACCGACGAGGCGACGCTGATGCAGCACGATGTCCAGGCGCCACTGCGGTGGTTTCGCGATCTGTACCCCGATCTAGACGTCGACCGGGCAACCCTGCTCGGCTTCTCGTTTGCAGGACAGGCACAGTTGACATCTTTCGGCCCGTTGAGCGTCCCGCTGGTCAGCGCAGGCTCGGTAGCCGAGATCGTCGAGCTGCTCACCTATCTACCGTTGATCACCACGGCGATCAATGCACAATTCCGTCCAAACGACCAAGGTCTCACCGTCGGGCTCTGGGGGCACACAGGCGATCGGGCCCTGGACTGCTTAGCAGTCACATATACCGGCTCGGCGTTGTTACGACTGCTGGACATGCTCGTCAGTGACGCGCTGACCGTCACGCTCCACTTGAGTTGGTCAGCGCCGGTCTCCCTGAACAAACTCGCGGCAGAGATGGTACTAGCCGGGCGCCTGTTCTTTGACGCACCGATGTCCTACCTTCATGTTCCCGTCAACGCGCTCAATGAAGTGTGCCGGTTCTCCGATCCCCTTGCGTATCGACTCGCCGTCGCCGAGCTGAGGCGGACCCTCGACGAGCAGAGCGGAGCCACGTCCTTCTCCAAGAAGGTGAGACGGTTGTTGGACGAGGATCCCGGACAGCGAAGTTGCCAGCGGGTCGCAGACGAACTCTCGGTATCCACCAGCACACTCAAACGCCGGCTCGCCGAAGAGGGCACCACGTTTCGCGAGTTGCGCCAGTCGTGTCTGCGGGAGAGCGCGATGATGCTGTTAATCACCCGATCAATGTCGGCAAGCCAGATCGCGACCGAGCTCGGATACGGCGATCTTGCTAACTTCTCACACGCCTTCAAGCGATGGACCGGCCGCTCTCCGAGCGAGTACCGACGCTCACAACGCTGA
- a CDS encoding 2Fe-2S iron-sulfur cluster-binding protein — protein MAVVTFVSHDGDKHQVPLDEGQSLMQVATNNAVPGIDGDCGGEAACGTCHVVVDPQWSDQVGSSGVGEEEMLAMNPERQPTSRLSCQMTASEAWDGLIVHLPEFQM, from the coding sequence ATGGCCGTTGTCACTTTTGTCTCCCACGACGGCGACAAGCACCAGGTGCCTCTCGATGAAGGCCAGTCACTCATGCAGGTCGCGACCAACAATGCAGTGCCTGGCATCGACGGCGACTGCGGAGGCGAAGCGGCGTGCGGTACCTGCCACGTCGTCGTCGATCCGCAGTGGTCCGATCAGGTCGGCTCCTCCGGCGTCGGCGAAGAGGAGATGCTCGCGATGAACCCCGAGCGTCAGCCGACCTCTCGGCTGTCCTGCCAGATGACGGCCTCCGAGGCATGGGACGGCTTGATCGTCCATCTGCCGGAGTTCCAGATGTGA
- a CDS encoding cytochrome P450, whose product MVKISEKVAEKVQATIPIDLQIQGAHAYDKTRRWVTGTNGKKLFVERPIPPAEEVELADIDLSNPFLYRQGRWQSYYERLRNEAPVHYQRHSAFGPFWSVTRHADIVAVDKNHEVFSAEPLIVIGVPPRFLDIKMFIAMDPPRHDLQRAAVQGVVAPKNLREMEGLIRSRVREVLDNLPVDQPFDWVHDVSIELTARMLATLLDFPYEQRRKLVEWSDLATSMEQTNGGPSDLDETFVGMRAMARDLSRHWHDKAARTGAGEEPGFDLITMLQSNESTKDLIDRPMEFLGNLLLLIVGGNDTTRNSMSGGVLALNRYPDQFEKLKANPDLIPNMNSEIIRWQTPLAYMRRIAKADTMLNGQFIRKGDKVVMWYASGNRDERVFDRPDDFIIDRDNARNHISFGFGVHRCMGNRLAEMQLRILWEELLPRFEKIEVIGEPEYVQSNFVRGISKLMVRLTPKAGA is encoded by the coding sequence ATGGTAAAAATCTCTGAAAAGGTCGCCGAGAAAGTTCAGGCGACCATCCCGATCGACCTGCAGATTCAAGGTGCACACGCCTACGACAAAACTCGGCGTTGGGTGACCGGTACGAACGGGAAGAAACTCTTTGTAGAGCGTCCTATTCCGCCGGCCGAGGAGGTCGAACTCGCCGACATCGATCTCAGCAATCCTTTTCTCTATCGCCAGGGGCGCTGGCAGTCATACTACGAGCGCCTGCGTAACGAAGCTCCGGTCCATTATCAGCGGCACAGTGCCTTCGGCCCGTTTTGGTCCGTCACCCGGCATGCCGACATCGTGGCCGTCGACAAGAATCATGAGGTCTTCTCCGCTGAGCCATTGATCGTCATCGGGGTGCCGCCCCGCTTCCTGGATATCAAGATGTTCATCGCGATGGATCCACCACGCCACGACCTGCAGCGGGCGGCTGTCCAAGGGGTGGTCGCACCCAAGAACCTACGGGAAATGGAGGGTCTGATTCGCTCGCGCGTAAGGGAGGTGCTGGATAACCTCCCCGTGGATCAGCCGTTCGACTGGGTTCACGACGTCTCGATCGAGCTGACCGCTCGAATGCTTGCGACCCTGCTGGACTTTCCGTACGAGCAGCGTCGCAAGCTTGTCGAGTGGTCGGATCTGGCAACCTCGATGGAGCAAACCAACGGCGGTCCCTCGGACCTTGACGAGACGTTCGTCGGCATGCGCGCCATGGCCCGAGATCTCAGCCGGCACTGGCACGACAAGGCGGCCCGGACCGGTGCCGGAGAAGAGCCTGGGTTCGATCTGATCACCATGCTGCAGAGCAATGAAAGCACCAAAGACCTGATCGACCGGCCGATGGAGTTCTTGGGCAACCTTCTGCTGCTGATCGTCGGAGGCAACGACACGACCCGGAACTCGATGAGCGGCGGCGTTCTCGCGTTGAACCGCTACCCGGACCAGTTCGAGAAGCTGAAAGCAAATCCCGACCTGATCCCCAACATGAACTCCGAGATTATCCGATGGCAGACGCCACTCGCCTACATGCGCCGGATCGCCAAGGCCGACACCATGCTGAATGGTCAGTTCATTCGCAAGGGTGACAAGGTCGTGATGTGGTACGCATCGGGAAACCGCGATGAGCGCGTATTCGATCGGCCCGACGACTTCATCATCGACCGGGACAACGCCCGCAACCACATCTCTTTCGGGTTCGGCGTCCACCGCTGTATGGGCAACCGGTTGGCCGAGATGCAGTTGCGGATCCTGTGGGAGGAGCTGCTTCCTCGTTTCGAGAAGATCGAGGTCATTGGTGAGCCCGAATACGTGCAATCCAACTTCGTCAGGGGAATCAGCAAGCTGATGGTCCGCCTCACCCCGAAAGCCGGCGCATGA
- a CDS encoding NAD(P)/FAD-dependent oxidoreductase — MTLHRAVIVGASHAGAQLAASLRQEGWDGEIVLVGNESAAPYQRPPLSKAYLAGNCTVDKLAIRSAEFYTKLRIEVLDATVEAIDRAAGHLSLSTGEVLPYDRLALCTGARPRRLSTPGADLAGVFYLRTAADVEMIRDATRPGRRAVIIGGGYIGLETAASLRALGLEVTVLEATERVLERVTAPEVSAFFDRIHREAGVNIQTGARVEALSGDGKVGEVVLAGGESISADLVIVGIGVEPNTELAAAAGLVVDNGVVIDDQAQTSDSAIMAAGDCVSHDMARYGRRIRLESVPSAAEQAKVAAATLCGKSKKISALPWFWSDQYDLKLQIAGLNTGYDEVVLSGDPTRDRDFTCFYLRAGELIAADCINRPRDFMFSKRVITQQVPVERAELMLAGSV; from the coding sequence ATGACTTTGCATCGAGCGGTCATCGTGGGCGCCAGCCACGCGGGCGCCCAACTGGCGGCCAGCCTTCGTCAAGAAGGATGGGACGGCGAGATCGTCCTCGTCGGCAATGAATCGGCAGCGCCCTACCAACGCCCTCCGCTGTCGAAGGCATATCTGGCCGGGAACTGCACAGTCGACAAGCTCGCGATCCGCAGCGCCGAGTTTTACACAAAGCTGCGAATCGAAGTTCTGGATGCGACGGTGGAGGCAATCGATCGCGCAGCGGGTCACCTCTCGCTGAGCACCGGCGAGGTGCTGCCCTACGACAGGCTCGCGCTGTGCACGGGCGCGCGCCCCCGTCGGCTCTCCACCCCAGGCGCCGACCTGGCCGGAGTCTTCTACCTACGCACCGCGGCGGACGTCGAGATGATCCGAGACGCCACCAGACCGGGGCGTCGAGCCGTGATCATCGGCGGCGGTTACATCGGATTGGAGACGGCTGCCTCCTTGCGTGCGTTGGGTCTAGAGGTCACCGTGCTCGAGGCGACGGAGCGCGTCCTCGAACGGGTGACCGCCCCGGAGGTATCGGCGTTCTTCGACCGGATCCACCGGGAGGCGGGCGTCAACATCCAGACGGGCGCGCGGGTCGAGGCTCTGTCTGGCGACGGCAAAGTCGGCGAAGTAGTCCTGGCCGGTGGCGAATCGATTTCCGCCGACCTCGTCATTGTCGGCATCGGCGTTGAGCCGAACACCGAGCTCGCCGCTGCCGCGGGCTTGGTCGTCGACAACGGCGTCGTGATCGACGACCAAGCCCAGACCAGCGACTCCGCCATCATGGCCGCCGGGGACTGCGTCAGCCACGACATGGCTCGTTACGGCCGCCGTATACGTCTGGAGTCCGTGCCCAGTGCGGCCGAGCAGGCCAAAGTCGCGGCGGCGACTTTGTGCGGGAAGTCCAAGAAGATATCAGCGCTGCCTTGGTTTTGGTCAGATCAATACGACCTCAAGCTCCAGATCGCGGGTCTCAACACCGGGTACGACGAGGTGGTCCTCAGCGGCGACCCGACCCGCGACCGCGACTTCACCTGCTTCTACCTGCGTGCCGGCGAGCTCATCGCCGCCGACTGCATCAATCGCCCCCGCGACTTCATGTTCAGCAAGCGGGTCATTACGCAGCAGGTCCCCGTCGAACGGGCCGAACTCATGCTCGCCGGCTCGGTCTGA
- a CDS encoding SCP2 sterol-binding domain-containing protein — MAVFKDEDEVYAFLGGIFQRGLEKEGLADKLANSGVVLRVHYTDPDAVVTVDMPKKVVETGAASTAVPNVELFMSADTGNKFWLGKVNLTMAMAKGTVRAKGPVPKLIKLIPQAKNLFPEYRLMLQSQDRQDLIDA, encoded by the coding sequence GTGGCGGTATTCAAGGACGAGGACGAGGTCTATGCCTTCTTGGGTGGGATCTTTCAACGGGGCTTGGAGAAGGAGGGACTGGCGGACAAGCTCGCAAATTCGGGTGTGGTGTTACGGGTGCACTACACCGATCCGGACGCGGTGGTAACGGTGGACATGCCGAAGAAGGTGGTGGAGACCGGAGCGGCCAGTACCGCGGTGCCCAACGTGGAGTTGTTCATGTCGGCGGACACTGGAAACAAGTTCTGGCTGGGCAAGGTGAACCTGACGATGGCGATGGCCAAGGGGACGGTGCGCGCAAAGGGCCCGGTGCCGAAGTTGATCAAGTTGATTCCGCAGGCCAAGAATCTGTTCCCCGAGTACCGGTTGATGCTGCAGAGTCAGGATCGGCAGGACCTCATCGATGCGTGA
- a CDS encoding fatty acid--CoA ligase, producing the protein MQDVALTVPAIVAHAAAVHGDREVLTARGPQQISGVSYHELGQRAARLANALREIGICGDERVATLQWSNQEHLDCYAAVPSMGAVLHTLNLRLPPEQLTWIANHAEDQVIIVDGTVLNLLAAALPSMTSVRTVLVTGTGDLTAVQGCGKDVLRYDDVVAAQPSTFDWPDVDEQSAAAMCYTSGTTGHPKGVVYSHRSTWLHSQSACTSNALGIGHDDTVLAIVPMFHANAWGLPYAAMMAGAQLLLPDRFLQAGPLVEMIEAARPTMAGAVPTIWTDVLHYLRDNPGHDVSSLEMVACGGSAVPRSLMTAYDELGIRIVQAWGMTETSPLAAVALPRNTDTPERSLYLRGTQGRVVAGVQARIVDDSGAEQPWDGLSVGEIQIRGPWITQSYYEHDSPAVSPDGWLCTGDVGTISADAFITLTDRAKDVIKSGGEWISSVELENELAAHPAVRTATVIGVPDDKWQERPLAVVVLAADCTATAAELTEFLRARVAKWWLPERWAFVADVPLTSTGKFDKKKLRRQHADGELAVETLA; encoded by the coding sequence ATGCAGGACGTTGCGTTGACGGTGCCCGCGATCGTGGCCCATGCTGCGGCAGTCCATGGCGATCGCGAGGTGTTGACCGCACGCGGACCCCAACAGATCTCTGGGGTGTCGTATCATGAGTTGGGGCAGCGTGCGGCGCGGTTGGCGAATGCGTTGCGCGAGATAGGCATTTGTGGAGACGAGCGTGTCGCGACGCTGCAGTGGAGCAACCAGGAGCACCTGGACTGTTACGCGGCGGTGCCGTCGATGGGTGCGGTGCTACATACGTTGAATCTGCGGCTGCCACCTGAACAGCTGACGTGGATCGCCAATCATGCCGAAGATCAGGTGATCATCGTCGACGGTACGGTGCTGAACCTGTTGGCGGCGGCGTTGCCGTCGATGACCTCGGTGCGCACGGTGCTGGTGACCGGCACGGGTGATCTTACCGCAGTGCAGGGCTGCGGAAAGGACGTCCTTCGCTACGACGATGTGGTGGCAGCCCAGCCGAGCACGTTCGACTGGCCCGACGTCGACGAGCAGTCGGCCGCAGCGATGTGCTACACGAGCGGTACTACCGGGCACCCGAAAGGCGTTGTCTACAGCCACCGTTCGACGTGGTTGCACTCTCAATCGGCGTGCACCTCGAACGCCTTGGGCATCGGTCATGACGACACGGTGTTGGCGATCGTTCCGATGTTCCACGCTAATGCCTGGGGGTTGCCGTATGCGGCGATGATGGCGGGGGCGCAGCTTCTGCTGCCTGACCGTTTCCTGCAGGCGGGGCCATTGGTGGAGATGATCGAGGCGGCCCGGCCCACGATGGCGGGCGCTGTGCCGACGATCTGGACCGATGTCTTGCACTACCTGCGCGACAATCCCGGCCACGACGTGAGTTCGCTGGAGATGGTGGCGTGCGGTGGTTCGGCGGTTCCGAGGTCGTTGATGACTGCCTATGACGAACTGGGCATCCGAATCGTGCAGGCCTGGGGGATGACTGAGACCTCCCCGCTGGCTGCGGTCGCTCTGCCGCGGAACACCGACACCCCGGAGAGGTCCCTTTACCTGCGGGGAACCCAAGGCAGGGTAGTGGCCGGTGTGCAGGCGCGCATCGTTGATGACAGCGGTGCAGAACAACCTTGGGACGGACTGTCGGTGGGGGAGATTCAGATCCGCGGCCCGTGGATCACTCAGTCCTATTACGAGCATGACAGTCCGGCGGTGTCGCCGGACGGTTGGTTATGCACCGGGGATGTCGGGACCATCAGCGCCGATGCGTTCATCACTCTCACCGACCGCGCCAAAGACGTGATCAAGTCTGGAGGGGAGTGGATCTCCTCGGTGGAATTGGAGAACGAGTTGGCCGCTCACCCTGCAGTACGCACCGCCACGGTGATTGGAGTGCCCGACGACAAGTGGCAGGAACGGCCGCTGGCAGTGGTGGTCCTGGCCGCTGACTGCACCGCCACCGCTGCGGAGTTGACTGAGTTCCTGCGTGCACGGGTGGCCAAGTGGTGGCTACCGGAACGGTGGGCGTTCGTCGCCGACGTTCCGTTGACGTCTACTGGCAAGTTCGACAAGAAGAAGCTGCGCCGCCAGCATGCCGACGGTGAGCTCGCCGTCGAGACGCTGGCGTGA
- a CDS encoding NDMA-dependent alcohol dehydrogenase, with translation MKTRAAVLWGLGEKWEVDEIELDPPGADEVLVRLTASGLCHSDEHLVTGDLPFPLPVVGGHEGAGTVVEVGAGVEDLAEGDSVILTFLPSCGHCSYCARGMGNLCDMGAAIMMGPQIDGTYRFHARGEDVGQMCLLGTFSEYTVVPKASLVKVDHGTPLDKAALIGCGVTTGYGSAVRTGDVRAGDTVVVIGAGGIGMNAIQGARIAGALTIVAVDPVEFKREQAGGFGATHAVATIDEAWSLISDITRGKLADVCVLTTDVAEGAYTAEALSLVGKRGRVVITAIGHPEDTSMSGSLLELTLYEKQIRGALYGSSNAAHDIPRLVELYNSGQLKLDELITREYTLDEINEGYDDMRSGRNIRGLIRF, from the coding sequence ATGAAAACACGCGCTGCCGTGCTCTGGGGCTTGGGAGAGAAGTGGGAGGTTGATGAGATCGAGCTGGATCCGCCCGGTGCGGATGAAGTGCTGGTCCGGTTGACCGCCAGCGGGTTGTGCCATTCAGACGAACACCTGGTGACCGGTGATCTGCCGTTTCCGCTGCCCGTCGTCGGTGGTCATGAAGGCGCCGGCACCGTGGTCGAGGTGGGTGCAGGTGTCGAGGACCTGGCCGAGGGCGATTCGGTCATCCTGACGTTCCTGCCGTCTTGCGGGCACTGCTCTTACTGCGCGCGCGGGATGGGAAACCTGTGCGACATGGGTGCGGCGATCATGATGGGACCCCAGATCGACGGCACCTACCGCTTCCATGCCCGCGGCGAGGATGTCGGCCAGATGTGCTTGCTGGGCACGTTCTCGGAATACACCGTGGTGCCGAAGGCCTCCTTGGTCAAGGTTGACCACGGGACACCGTTGGACAAGGCGGCCTTGATCGGTTGCGGTGTCACGACCGGTTACGGCTCGGCGGTACGCACCGGTGACGTGCGCGCCGGGGATACCGTGGTCGTGATCGGCGCCGGCGGCATCGGCATGAATGCGATCCAAGGCGCCCGCATCGCTGGCGCGTTGACCATCGTGGCTGTCGACCCAGTGGAGTTCAAGCGCGAACAAGCTGGCGGTTTCGGCGCGACGCATGCCGTTGCCACCATCGATGAGGCCTGGTCACTGATCAGCGACATCACCCGTGGCAAACTCGCCGACGTCTGCGTCTTGACCACCGACGTCGCCGAAGGGGCCTACACCGCTGAGGCGCTATCACTGGTCGGTAAACGCGGCCGTGTGGTCATTACCGCGATCGGACACCCCGAAGACACGTCGATGTCGGGCTCGCTGCTGGAATTAACGCTGTATGAAAAGCAGATCCGCGGTGCCCTCTACGGCTCGTCCAACGCCGCCCACGACATCCCGCGGCTCGTCGAACTCTACAACTCCGGACAACTCAAACTCGACGAGCTGATCACCCGTGAGTACACCCTCGATGAGATCAATGAGGGCTACGACGACATGCGGTCAGGCCGCAACATCCGAGGACTCATCCGATTCTGA
- a CDS encoding BtrH N-terminal domain-containing protein, which produces MARIEIPYPHRRGGHCGSGALRDLTEWAQLGWGTETLSEGLVFTLGGALDFSYVRSTQLFPQIYLVGRGSDLEKDYLSRVGANCVVRSTDDADVGWSFVTDEVDKGRPVMVWADIGELPYLRVRLHMSRHDIVITGYDDEQGVAYVVDNDRETTQTVAYDDLRRARSSVGFPTPTRHTTYHVDWPERVPDLGPIAATALAASAAFMRGGAVGAPLLRIEAAEVEASGLKGVQEFADDVRHWPTVFDDDALTAALFGLGAFIEKAGTGGGLFRMLQAQGCQNIADLLGDAAAAEAAAAARHASQAWSELAAAATDAGTSLRSRSLAAAKIAATIPDSETRLVEALETASRSVGTVDTGLEAYLKGYL; this is translated from the coding sequence ATGGCGAGGATTGAAATTCCCTATCCCCACAGGAGAGGAGGGCACTGTGGTTCCGGTGCGCTGCGTGACCTTACTGAATGGGCACAACTAGGATGGGGGACAGAAACACTCAGTGAAGGATTGGTCTTCACCCTCGGCGGAGCCTTGGACTTCTCGTACGTCCGCTCTACGCAATTGTTTCCCCAGATCTACCTGGTAGGACGAGGAAGCGACCTGGAAAAAGACTACCTCTCCCGAGTTGGTGCAAACTGCGTAGTGCGATCGACCGATGACGCAGACGTGGGATGGTCATTTGTTACCGACGAAGTCGACAAGGGCCGACCCGTCATGGTCTGGGCTGACATCGGCGAACTTCCTTACCTGCGCGTCCGATTGCACATGAGCCGTCACGACATCGTCATCACCGGATATGATGACGAACAAGGGGTTGCCTATGTGGTCGATAATGACCGCGAGACCACCCAAACGGTGGCTTATGACGACCTGCGCCGGGCGCGGTCCTCGGTAGGGTTCCCTACACCGACCCGGCACACCACATATCACGTCGACTGGCCGGAGCGAGTGCCCGACCTTGGGCCGATTGCCGCCACTGCATTAGCCGCGAGCGCAGCTTTCATGCGCGGCGGTGCCGTAGGTGCGCCGCTACTGCGCATCGAGGCAGCTGAAGTCGAGGCCTCCGGTTTGAAGGGTGTGCAGGAGTTCGCCGATGACGTACGGCATTGGCCAACGGTGTTTGATGACGACGCCCTGACCGCGGCATTGTTCGGGCTCGGGGCGTTCATCGAGAAAGCCGGAACCGGTGGCGGGCTCTTTCGTATGCTGCAAGCACAAGGTTGCCAGAATATCGCCGATCTCCTCGGGGACGCCGCCGCAGCCGAAGCGGCGGCCGCGGCCCGACACGCTTCCCAAGCGTGGTCTGAGCTTGCGGCCGCAGCCACCGATGCCGGCACATCGCTACGGAGTCGTAGTCTCGCTGCGGCCAAAATCGCCGCGACGATCCCGGACTCCGAAACACGCCTCGTCGAAGCCCTCGAAACGGCCAGTCGATCCGTTGGCACTGTCGATACCGGCCTCGAGGCTTATCTGAAAGGCTATCTGTGA
- a CDS encoding transglutaminase-like domain-containing protein: MSDTSNESSFLETTGFLDWQHDDVQRFTEDAVGDVRDPVQKARLIFTAVRDRIWYDPYSTDDDPEHYRASYVATASRAYCIPKAVLLTAAARAAGIPARLGFADVRNHLQTTTLRARMGGTDVFVYHGYSELQLNNRWVKATPAFNAELCARFGVPPIDFDGHTDALLHAYDGGGSQHMEYLNDRGWYHDLPFTDIVTELHHRYGPLMAGAGAQRDAFSQEL, translated from the coding sequence GTGAGCGACACTTCAAACGAATCGAGTTTCCTGGAGACAACTGGGTTCCTCGATTGGCAGCACGACGATGTACAGCGCTTCACCGAGGACGCGGTCGGTGACGTTCGTGACCCTGTGCAGAAGGCGAGGTTGATCTTCACCGCTGTGCGGGACAGGATTTGGTACGATCCCTATAGCACCGACGACGATCCCGAGCATTATCGGGCGAGCTATGTAGCGACAGCGTCGAGGGCGTATTGCATACCGAAGGCGGTGCTGCTGACCGCGGCAGCTCGTGCGGCGGGCATTCCGGCCCGGCTCGGATTCGCGGACGTGCGCAACCATCTGCAGACCACCACATTGCGTGCCCGGATGGGAGGTACCGACGTGTTCGTCTACCACGGATATAGCGAATTACAACTCAACAACCGCTGGGTGAAGGCCACTCCGGCGTTCAATGCCGAGCTCTGCGCGCGATTCGGTGTACCTCCGATCGACTTCGACGGCCACACCGATGCGCTCCTCCATGCCTACGACGGTGGGGGAAGCCAACACATGGAGTACCTCAACGACCGCGGTTGGTACCACGATCTCCCCTTCACCGACATCGTTACAGAGTTGCATCACCGGTACGGCCCGCTCATGGCTGGCGCTGGAGCCCAGCGTGACGCCTTCTCCCAGGAGTTGTGA
- a CDS encoding PaaI family thioesterase gives MTVLDDMVGMLLYVVGEMAVTRRFDTEFYAPVLLGVPYEVSAELVSKTGRKLEVRTELREETTGQLVASASGLFVVVTMAHFTSSIQKATSTPCIVRSPREGRC, from the coding sequence ATGACCGTACTCGACGACATGGTGGGCATGTTGCTGTACGTCGTCGGTGAGATGGCCGTCACCCGCAGGTTCGATACCGAGTTCTACGCGCCGGTGTTGCTGGGGGTCCCCTACGAGGTCAGCGCGGAGCTGGTGTCCAAGACCGGCCGGAAACTCGAAGTCCGGACAGAATTGCGCGAGGAGACTACCGGTCAGCTAGTCGCGTCCGCCTCAGGGTTATTCGTCGTCGTCACGATGGCGCACTTCACTAGTTCCATACAGAAGGCGACTTCGACACCCTGCATTGTGCGGTCACCCAGGGAGGGAAGATGCTGA
- a CDS encoding LLM class flavin-dependent oxidoreductase has product MSTYGLSVLGADLKSLAQTAHAADAAGFDAVWASEFYSRSGSISMAAMANCTQNCRIGSSILYGVGRSPLVLATEARDLDELSNGRLVLGIGNGTKRMMSDWHGVPDTSAPALRMEELVMLLRRIWNLHEGPIHHEGRFYRMNLTPTGDVGPSSRPIPIVTAGVRPRMCEAAGRVADGLAGHPLFTTTYVEEIVRPAIARGAAHTGRDPNDVEIISMVMCAIHDDAEVARRELAQQIAFYSSVKSYETVLDVNGFASEGRTIREAFAQRDFPAMFAAVSEEMIDTMGVAGTAHEVREQLRRYDGVLDHIMLYSPSVGIAPERVQQNLDSIIRECSPASMSPGQSGPRSI; this is encoded by the coding sequence ATGAGCACCTACGGCCTGTCGGTTCTCGGCGCGGATTTGAAGTCACTGGCCCAGACCGCACACGCCGCCGATGCGGCCGGGTTCGACGCCGTATGGGCCTCGGAGTTCTACTCCCGGTCGGGTTCGATCTCCATGGCCGCGATGGCCAACTGCACACAGAACTGCCGGATCGGTTCCTCCATTCTCTACGGCGTCGGCCGAAGCCCCCTGGTGCTGGCCACCGAGGCGCGTGATCTCGACGAACTCTCCAACGGACGGCTGGTGCTGGGCATCGGCAACGGCACCAAGCGGATGATGAGCGACTGGCACGGCGTGCCCGACACCTCCGCGCCCGCGCTGCGGATGGAAGAACTCGTGATGCTGCTGCGCCGGATATGGAACCTGCATGAAGGCCCGATCCATCACGAGGGTCGTTTTTACAGAATGAATCTCACGCCGACCGGCGACGTGGGACCCTCCAGCCGGCCGATCCCGATCGTCACCGCCGGTGTCCGGCCTCGGATGTGCGAGGCGGCCGGGCGGGTGGCCGACGGGCTGGCCGGACATCCCCTGTTCACCACCACCTACGTCGAGGAGATCGTCCGGCCCGCTATCGCCAGGGGTGCCGCGCACACCGGCCGCGACCCCAATGACGTGGAAATCATTTCCATGGTGATGTGCGCCATCCACGACGACGCCGAGGTCGCCAGGCGCGAACTGGCGCAGCAGATTGCGTTCTACTCCTCGGTCAAATCCTACGAGACGGTACTTGATGTGAACGGCTTCGCCAGCGAAGGCCGAACCATCCGGGAAGCATTCGCCCAGCGCGATTTCCCGGCGATGTTCGCCGCGGTGTCCGAGGAGATGATCGACACCATGGGCGTCGCGGGGACGGCACACGAGGTCCGTGAACAGCTGAGACGCTACGACGGCGTCCTCGACCACATCATGCTGTATTCACCATCGGTTGGCATCGCTCCCGAGCGCGTGCAGCAAAACCTCGACAGCATCATTCGGGAATGCTCGCCCGCCTCGATGTCGCCAGGGCAGTCCGGTCCACGTTCAATCTGA